ATACAAATAAAGCTTTAGCAGAATTAGCTGCAACGCTTGGCGGAACACAACAGTTTTCAACAATTGCTGCAATAGGCAAAACAGCAGACTTGGGAAGTAACGCTATTACTTATGATGAGGGTTCTAGCAGTACATTTGAAGTATACTTTCCATCAGACATTCAGCAAGGCTCTATTCAAGTAGTTGACAGCTCTGGGAGTTTGATTAAAACTTTAGATGTTGGAACAAACAAATCCGGTGTATATCAGTTTGATTGGGATGGAAAAGATAATAATGGAAATGAAGCAGATAGTGGAATTTATTATGTCAATGCAAACTACACCGACCCTGCCGGAAATAATTTAGAGACGAGACTTGGCGCTTACCCGATAGAATCAGTTAGATTTGACGGTGGACAAACACTAGTAAAAGTTGGTTCAAATTATGTTCCATTAGAGAATATTAAAGAAGTATATTAAAAAGGCACAAGTGTCTTAATAAATTAAGGAGCATGTCATGATGACTCAAGCTTTTTATACAGGACTTAGCGGACTGAGATCACAACAACAGGCTATTGATGTTGTTTCAAATAATTTGGCAAATACAAGTACAGTTGGATTTCGTGGATACTCTTCTGAGTTTTCATCTATGTTTGAAGAGATGCTTGTCACTAATGCAGCAGCCTCTAGCGTAAACAGTAGTGTAGGTGTAGGTACAAAACTAAATACCATTGCAATGGATGAGTCAAGAGGAGTATTTCAGTTAACTGAAAGAAGTACAGACTTGGCTATATTAGGAGATGGGTGGTTTGGTATTCAAGGTGAGTCTGATCCGCTTTATACAAGAGACGGTAGTTTCACTTTTGATGAGAGTAGAGATTTAGTTACACATGATGGCTATTATGTTCTAGGTACTATGGGTTCAAATATTGAAAATGGTGTACTGACAGAGCAATTAGCTAGTATCCCGCTTGGAGAAGTTGCTACTCAGCAAAAACTTCGTTTTCCAACGACTTTATCTTACCCATCAACTCCAACAACTGAAGCAACTTTTGGTGGAAATTTGAGTTTACTTGAAGATGAAACAGCACTTACTATTAGTGCTGGAGTTATAAATTCACAAGATGTAAAAAATAATTTAAGACTTGAGTTTACAAAAGTAGACCCGCAAGTTGCACCTGGAAGCCAGTGGAATGTAAAAGCAACAACTGAAACTTTAGATGGTGAAACTATATATGATACACAAAATGGTGTTGTCAATTTTAACGAGAGAGGTGCCTTAATCTCAAGTACTCTAACAAGTATAGATAACCAAGGTACAACAGTTAGTATTGACTTGGGGATAGATTATGATGGAATCATATCATCTGGTGGAACTTTTTCATCTTCAAGTTCTTCAAATGGTACTCCAGCCGGTGACCTTATTGGTTATGATATAAATAAAAATGGAGAAGTGCTAGCTACTTTTACAAATGGTGCACAGAGTAACGTTGGTACAATAGCAGTATATCACTTTGCAAATGACAGAGGACTAGAGAGAGTAAACGGAGCTAGGTTTAGTGAGAGTTCAAACAGCGGGGCGGCAAAGTTTTTTCAAGATGCATTCGGCAATAATATTATAGGTACTGATATAACAAACTTTAAACTAGAAGGCTCAAACGTAAGAATGGAAGTTGGATTGACAGACCTTATAATTATGCAAAGGTCGTATGATGCAAATTCTAAGTCTATAACAACAGCTGATGAAATGCTTAAAAAAGCGCTAGATATGGGTGCATAGGGTTAAGCATCCATCCTGCATTATTTATAAACTGCTAACAAAATCAATACTTCTTACTCTCAATAATCTTTTTAATATATTGGAACACTAAATGCTCTATATCTATTACAGAAAAAAATATTTAGCTCTTAGAGGAACTTCTTCCTTTAGAGAATTAAATATAATAAAGGATTTAATATGTTGAAATCATTATATGCCGGTGTATCCGGGCTGCAATCGCATCAAATTGCGATGGATGTTGAATCAAACAATATTGCAAATGTTAACACTACAGGTTTTAAATACTCTCGTGCTAACTTCTCTGACCTTTTAGCTCAAACAAAATCAATTGCAACAGCTCCACAAGGTGAACTTGGTGGTAAAAATGCTGTTCAAGTAGGACTTGGTTCAACTGTAAGCTCTATGACGACTATCCACTCTCAGGGTTCGATTCAAAACTCTGATAAAAATACAGATGTAGCTATTCAAGGAGATGGATTTTTTATAGTCTCTCCAGATAATGGTAAAAGTTATAAGTATACTCGTGCCGGAGACTTTAAGTTTGATGCTAGCGGAAACTTTGTAGATAATAATGGTTTTATTGTTCAGGGTTGGGTAAGAGATAGTGTCACAGGTAAAGTTGACGCAACTGCTCCAATTGAGAGTATACGAATTCCGCCTGGACTTACAACACCTGCAAGCCCTACAACTGAGGTATCATTAAAAGCAAACCTTAATGCAGGTATATTTGTAGAAAGTTACTCACCTGCTTACGAAGTTAAATCTGGTATACCACCAGCAGCACCTACTCCACCAGCACTTGATGCAGATGGAAGAGCTATAGAGTCTGGAGACTTAGGCGTAATGTTTAATGATACAGGAGAGGGGTTTGCTCTTCAACCAAATCAAGGTATTTGGGCATCATTTGAGGCCGCTACACTAACAGCCCCTACAGTAGTTCTAGGCAGTAGTTTAGTGAGTACGTTTAGTAGAGCAATCGCTATTGGTGATACTATTAGCGCAACGGTTAATGGCACTCTTTATTCTAATACAACATATGCTGCTTTTGCAGCTGATGTTCTTGCAGGAGAAGGTGATATCTCTGTTGGTATTGCAGGTGATACTCTTACATTTGATAGTGCTACTGATGTTTCTTTTACTGTAGTAGGTTTAGCAAATGACAATGGTAGTGCAACTGGAGCTGTCACTGTTTCATCAAATAATAGTGCAAGCGAGATGGATGTTACATTTACATTGGACAATGGCGTAGATACGGTTAATGTAACAACCAGCGGCTCTACAGGAACAGAGAGTGCTGCTCAAAATGGTTCTAGATTTGTAACTGCTATTAACTCAAAAACAGCACTTACAGGAATTTCAGCTACTTACGACAGTGTTAATAATAAGATAAACTTGGTTAATACGAATGATAATGCTGCCGCATCACATAATATTAAAATAAGTGCAGTGGGTACTGCAAACTCAGGTTTCGTGGCTACTGCCCAAGATACTGCAAACCATACGGCTTATAGATATCAGTATAATCCAACTGGTGCCAATGGTGGTGCCGGCGGTAACGGTTTTGATAAAACATTCAAAACAATTGCTGATTTACGTAATCAGCTAGAGATTCAAGGGCAAGATAATAATGGGGATACTGCCCTTAGTGCTTTAACTGTAAAAGTAAACTCTCAAGGTAAGCTAGAGATAGAAAATCCAGCTGGTGGTGCAGATCCTTATGATGTAGCTCTTGCAATTACTGGAATAACAACAGCTAATACGTCAAGTGCACCATCTGAAAATACACGCTTTACAAGAAACCTTGAGGCACTTAATTCTTCTTTATCTTCAGGAAGTACTGGTAAAGCATTTTCTCAGTCTTTTAATGCGGCAACACACTCTAGTTCGATAGATATTTTTGACTCACTTGGTTCTAAGCACACTATTAGAATGGAGTTTAGAAAAACAGATGTGGATTTAGCGACAGGTAGTACATGGAATATGAGAATATCAGTTCCAGCACCAGCAACAATTGACAACACAGTTCCATATGATCAAAAAGATGGTTCAATCCGTTTTAATAGTGATGGATCATTAGCAACTTATAATCCGCCAAATGTTTCTTTTACTGGTAACAATGGTTCTGCTGCAGATCAGCAAGTAAGTTTTAGTTTTGGTACATCAAACCTTTTTGACGGTATGACTAGTTTTGACTCAAGAAGTTCTACATCTGGTATATCACAAGATGGTTTTACTGGTGGGGATTTAGTTGGTATTAGAATTGATCAGAGTGGTACTATGGTTGGTTCATTCTCAAATGGTCGTTCATTTGGTCTTGCTCAAGTTGGTATGGCTAAATTTACAAATAATGAAGGTTTAGCAACTGAAGGTGGTAGTGTATACGTACAAACTGCCAACTCAGGCGATCCAATTATTGGTTCAGCTGCAACATCTGGTCGTGGATTTATTCAAAGTTCAGCACTTGAAGCATCAAATGTTGACTTGTCACGTTCATTGACACAGCTTATTATTATTCAAAGGGGTTATCAGGCAAATGGTAAAACAATTACCACTTCAGATCAGCTTTTAGAAACACTTATTGGACTTAAACGATAATTCATTACCACGCTAGAGCGTGGTAACTCAAAATAACTTCTTCTTTTGTAAACCTCATTTTATTCACATTTTGATATAATCCTTTTCATAAAAATCATGCCTTTTTAAAGGCTAGCTTTTAGGAATGCTAACATATGGCATTCTCCACGCTGAGTCGCCTCAGTGGCGCAAACGAGTAAAAGGGACTTTGTTCCTTTTGCGGACTAATAGATGAAGGTTTTCCTTCATTTTGTGAAATAAAATTAAGGAATTTCTATGCAATTTTCTGCTCCGTTAAAATCAAATTCTAAAAAAGTTATGTTACTTGGTTCAGGTGAACTTGGTAAAGAAGTAGCTATTGAGGCTCAAAGACTTGGTCTTGAAGTTGTTGCAGTTGATAGATATCAAAATGCACCTGCTCATCATGTGGCTCACCGCTCATATGTTGTTAATATGCAAGATAAAGATGCTCTTTTAGAGATAATATATCGCGAAAAACCTGACTATATTTTGCCAGAGATAGAGGCTATATCTATAGATGCTCTTTTTGCAGCAGAAGATAAAGGTTATAACGTTATACCTAATGCTAATGCTGTTAGTAAAACAATGAACAGAAAAAATATTCGTACTTTTGCAGCGGAGGTGCTTGGACTCAAAACAGGTCCTTATGAGTTTGTAACTACGGAAGATGGACTAAGAGAAGCTTCTAAACGTATGGGCTATCCTTGTGTTATTAAGCCTGTTATGAGCTCTTCGGGTCATGGTCAAAGTGTTTGTAAAAGCGAAGAAGATGTTTCAAAATCTTGGGAAATAGCAAAAGAGGCTCGCGGTGATGCTAGTGAGTTAATTGTTGAAGCCTTTGTAGATTTTGATTATGAGATAACAATGCTAACTGCAAGAAATGGGCAAGAGACAGTTTTTTGTGAGCCGATAGGTCATGAGCAAAGAGATGGTGATTATGTTTTTTCATGGCAGCCAATGCAAATGAGTGAAGTTGCAAAGAAAAAATCACAAGAGATGGCTAAAACTATAACAGATGGGCTTGGCGGTCGCGGTTTGTTTGGTGTTGAACTTTTTGTAAAGGGAGATGAGGTTTATTTCTCAGAAGTTTCCCCTCGTCCACATGATACTGGAATGGTAACTCTTATAACTCAGTCTCAAAGTGAATTCGCACTTCACCTTCGCGCAGTTCTTGGTCTTCCTTTAGGGTTTACATTTTACGGTCCAGGTGCATCAGCAGCCTTTAAATCAGAAGTTCACAATAATGCCCCTGTAATCAAAGTGGATGAGAGCCTCTTTAGTGATAACAGTTTTGTTAGAGTTTTCTCCAAGCCTGAGACACATAAGGGGAGACGTTTAGCGGTCGCTCTTGTGTTTGACGAAGTTGAAGCAGCGTTAGAGAAGTCTAGAGAGTTAATAACAAAAATAAAAGACTATTAAATGAAAATAGTTCTACTAGATGCTCTTACTTTTGGTGAGAC
The sequence above is drawn from the Candidatus Sulfurimonas baltica genome and encodes:
- a CDS encoding FlgD immunoglobulin-like domain containing protein — protein: MAINSIGQNAALYSEPTVSTAAKDKTALGKDDFMTLLLVELQHQDPTEPMDSEKILTQTSQLAGLESSENTNKALAELAATLGGTQQFSTIAAIGKTADLGSNAITYDEGSSSTFEVYFPSDIQQGSIQVVDSSGSLIKTLDVGTNKSGVYQFDWDGKDNNGNEADSGIYYVNANYTDPAGNNLETRLGAYPIESVRFDGGQTLVKVGSNYVPLENIKEVY
- a CDS encoding flagellar hook-basal body complex protein, producing the protein MMTQAFYTGLSGLRSQQQAIDVVSNNLANTSTVGFRGYSSEFSSMFEEMLVTNAAASSVNSSVGVGTKLNTIAMDESRGVFQLTERSTDLAILGDGWFGIQGESDPLYTRDGSFTFDESRDLVTHDGYYVLGTMGSNIENGVLTEQLASIPLGEVATQQKLRFPTTLSYPSTPTTEATFGGNLSLLEDETALTISAGVINSQDVKNNLRLEFTKVDPQVAPGSQWNVKATTETLDGETIYDTQNGVVNFNERGALISSTLTSIDNQGTTVSIDLGIDYDGIISSGGTFSSSSSSNGTPAGDLIGYDINKNGEVLATFTNGAQSNVGTIAVYHFANDRGLERVNGARFSESSNSGAAKFFQDAFGNNIIGTDITNFKLEGSNVRMEVGLTDLIIMQRSYDANSKSITTADEMLKKALDMGA
- the flgE gene encoding flagellar hook protein FlgE, which gives rise to MLKSLYAGVSGLQSHQIAMDVESNNIANVNTTGFKYSRANFSDLLAQTKSIATAPQGELGGKNAVQVGLGSTVSSMTTIHSQGSIQNSDKNTDVAIQGDGFFIVSPDNGKSYKYTRAGDFKFDASGNFVDNNGFIVQGWVRDSVTGKVDATAPIESIRIPPGLTTPASPTTEVSLKANLNAGIFVESYSPAYEVKSGIPPAAPTPPALDADGRAIESGDLGVMFNDTGEGFALQPNQGIWASFEAATLTAPTVVLGSSLVSTFSRAIAIGDTISATVNGTLYSNTTYAAFAADVLAGEGDISVGIAGDTLTFDSATDVSFTVVGLANDNGSATGAVTVSSNNSASEMDVTFTLDNGVDTVNVTTSGSTGTESAAQNGSRFVTAINSKTALTGISATYDSVNNKINLVNTNDNAAASHNIKISAVGTANSGFVATAQDTANHTAYRYQYNPTGANGGAGGNGFDKTFKTIADLRNQLEIQGQDNNGDTALSALTVKVNSQGKLEIENPAGGADPYDVALAITGITTANTSSAPSENTRFTRNLEALNSSLSSGSTGKAFSQSFNAATHSSSIDIFDSLGSKHTIRMEFRKTDVDLATGSTWNMRISVPAPATIDNTVPYDQKDGSIRFNSDGSLATYNPPNVSFTGNNGSAADQQVSFSFGTSNLFDGMTSFDSRSSTSGISQDGFTGGDLVGIRIDQSGTMVGSFSNGRSFGLAQVGMAKFTNNEGLATEGGSVYVQTANSGDPIIGSAATSGRGFIQSSALEASNVDLSRSLTQLIIIQRGYQANGKTITTSDQLLETLIGLKR
- the purT gene encoding formate-dependent phosphoribosylglycinamide formyltransferase; this encodes MQFSAPLKSNSKKVMLLGSGELGKEVAIEAQRLGLEVVAVDRYQNAPAHHVAHRSYVVNMQDKDALLEIIYREKPDYILPEIEAISIDALFAAEDKGYNVIPNANAVSKTMNRKNIRTFAAEVLGLKTGPYEFVTTEDGLREASKRMGYPCVIKPVMSSSGHGQSVCKSEEDVSKSWEIAKEARGDASELIVEAFVDFDYEITMLTARNGQETVFCEPIGHEQRDGDYVFSWQPMQMSEVAKKKSQEMAKTITDGLGGRGLFGVELFVKGDEVYFSEVSPRPHDTGMVTLITQSQSEFALHLRAVLGLPLGFTFYGPGASAAFKSEVHNNAPVIKVDESLFSDNSFVRVFSKPETHKGRRLAVALVFDEVEAALEKSRELITKIKDY